The genomic region CTGATTCTGGTACCGAAGCCACCGGCCAATATGACTGCTTTCATATTTCCCCTTTATTCAATGCACTTATCCCTGCTTACCACTTCACCACATGCAAATGACTCAATGACCGCCCCAGGAAACGCTCGCCTATGGTCTGGAATTTCACCGGCACGTCGGTCACGTAGTATTCGTAGTGCGGGAGGGCATGGCTGGTGTTGGCGAGATTGAGCTCAGCCAGCAGCGCGGCGGTGCGGTTGGCCATGGCTTCGGCGGAATCGACCAGCTTCACATTGTCGCCCATGACTTCCTGCAGCAAGGGTTTGATCAACGGATAATGCGTGCAACCCAGCACCAGCGTGTCGATGTGTTCGGCGATTACCGGCTTGAGGTATTCGAGCGCGGTGAGGCGAGTGACATCGTGATCCAGCCAGCCTTCCTCGACAAGCGGCACGAATAACGGGCAGGCCTGCGAATAGATGCGGGCATCCTGGGTGAGGCTGTGGATGGCACGGGCGTAGGTGTTACTGTTGACGGTGGTGGGGGTGCCGATCACGCCGATCTGGTGGGTCTTGCTGGCGGCGACAGCGGCCATGGCGCCGGCCTCGATGACGTCCAGCACCGGCACCGGCGACATGTCGCGCACAGTCTGCGCGGCGACAGCGGCCATGGTATTGCAGGCGATAATCAGCAATTTGACGTTTTTTTCCAGCAGAAACTGTGCGATCTGTGTGGTGTAATGGGCGATGGTTTCCACCGATTTCACGCCATAAGGCACGCGCGCGGTATCGCCGAAATACACGATGTTTTCAAACGGCAGGCGTTCCATCAGGGCACGCACGACGGTCAGTCCGCCGATACCGGAATCGAATACGCCTATGGGCTGTTTGGGGTCAATCTGCATAGTAATTAATCGACTGAATGTTGATGTTGCGACAGCGCCCATTGTACATGTTCGCGCACGATTACTGACGGATGATCGGCATGCCGGTTTAACGCCGCAACTATTTCAGGACTGGCAGGCGCATTGCCCAGCGCGACAG from Sulfuriferula sp. AH1 harbors:
- the murI gene encoding glutamate racemase; amino-acid sequence: MQIDPKQPIGVFDSGIGGLTVVRALMERLPFENIVYFGDTARVPYGVKSVETIAHYTTQIAQFLLEKNVKLLIIACNTMAAVAAQTVRDMSPVPVLDVIEAGAMAAVAASKTHQIGVIGTPTTVNSNTYARAIHSLTQDARIYSQACPLFVPLVEEGWLDHDVTRLTALEYLKPVIAEHIDTLVLGCTHYPLIKPLLQEVMGDNVKLVDSAEAMANRTAALLAELNLANTSHALPHYEYYVTDVPVKFQTIGERFLGRSLSHLHVVKW